One Purpureocillium takamizusanense chromosome 1, complete sequence genomic window carries:
- the fur4_1 gene encoding uracil permease (COG:F~COG:H~TransMembrane:12 (i74-96o102-126i133-155o178-196i203-223o243-263i284-310o330-352i373-391o403-422i452-472o484-504i)~EggNog:ENOG503NWYI), protein MAAKSRFRYWADRLAVESEPGLTASQLMLTNHDLKPVERARRQWGSWNFVGFWIADSFNINTWMISSSMIVAGLSWWQAWLCVWLGYAVAAVFIVLTGRIGAVYHVGFPIVGRASFGIWGSLWPVFNRAAMACVWYGVQAYIGGQCVYLMIRAIWRSGWDRTTMPGPFDPAASSTPDYVSFFLFWLVSLPAIWFPVHKIRHLFTVKAYFVPPAGIAFLVWAVVRAGNIGAIVRQPNTVHGSALAWELVRGVMSSIANFATLIVNDPDFSRFARRPRDAFWSQLVTIPVGFALTSLIGILVSSSSAVIYGAPVWDPLKLLDRFIDDGGSGQRFGVFIIALAFALAQLGTNIAANSVSAGTDMTALLPRWINIRRGGYICAAVGLAMCPYNLLTSANNFTTYLSAYSVFLSSIAGVMISDYYFVRRGFLDIRELYDARRTGPYFYTCGVHWRAYAAYIAGILVNVVGFAGAVGTKVPIGATYLYNLNFFVGFGVSSAMYWALCRLFPVPATSDKWMEVGDEIDDVHVAYDRDSDQYDEERVAGEGKGGSLSPRVD, encoded by the exons ATGGCGGCCAAGTCTCGCTTCCGATACTGGGCCGACCGACTGGCGGTCGAGTCGGAGCCGGGACTGACGGCAAGCCAGCTTATG CTCACAAACCACGACCtcaagcccgtcgagcgcgcccgccgccagtggGGCAGCTGGAACTTTGTCGGCTTCTGGATCGCCGACTCGTTCAACATCAACACCTGGATGATCTCGTCGTCCATGATCGTCGCCGGGCTCTCGTGGTGGCAGGCCTGGCTGTGCGTCTGGCTCGGGtatgccgtcgccgccgtcttcatcgtcctgaccggccgcatcggcgccgtctACCACGTTGGCTTccccatcgtcggccgcgcctcGTTTGGCATCTGGGGCAGTTTGTGGCCTGTCTTtaaccgcgccgccatgg CCTGCGTCTGGTACGGCGTCCAGGCCTACATCGGCGGCCAGTGCGTCTACCTCATGATCCGCGCCATCTGGAGGTCCGGCTGGGACCGCACCACCATGCCGGGCCCCTTTgacccggccgcctccagcacgCCCGACTAcgtctccttcttcctcttctggCTCGTCTCGCTGCCGGCCATCTGGTTCCCCGTCCACAAGATCCGCCACCTATTCACCGTCAAggcctacttcgtaccccctgccggcatcgccttcctcgtctgggccgtcgtgcgcgccgGCAACATCGGTGCCATCGTCCGCCAGCCCAACACGGTCCACGGCAGCGCCCTGGCCTGGgagctcgtccgcggcgTCATGTCCTCCATTGCCAACTTCGCCACTCTCATCGTCAACGACCCGGACTTTTCGCGcttcgcccgccggccccgcgaCGCCTTTTGGTCGCAGCTGGTGACCATCCCCGTCGGCTTCGCCCTCACCTCCCTCATTGGCatcctcgtctcgtcgtcgtcggccgtcatctACGGGGCCCCCGTGTGGGACCCGCTTAAGCTCCTCGACCGCTTcatcgacgatggcggcTCCGGCCAGCGCTTcggcgtcttcatcatcgccctcgccttcgccctcgcccagctcggcaCAAACATCGCCGCCAACTCCGTGTCCGCCGGCACCGACATGACGGCCCTGCTGCCCCGCTGGATCAacatccgccgcggcggctacatctgcgccgccgtcggcctcgccatgtGCCCCTACAACCTGCTCACCAGCGCCAACAACTTCACCACCTACCTATCTGCCTATAGCGTCTTCCTcagctccatcgccggcgtcatGATCTCCGACTACTACTTTGTGCGGCGCGGCTTCCTCGACATCCGCGAGCTCTACGACGCGCGCCGCACGGGACCGTACTTTTACACGTGTGGCGTCCACTGGCGCGCCTACGCCGCCTAcatcgccggcatcctcgtcaacgtcgtcggcttcgccGGAGCCGTCGGCACCAAGGTGCCCATCGGCGCCACCTACCTCTACAACCTCAACTTCTTtgtcggcttcggcgtctCCTCGGCAATGTACTGGGCGTTGTGTCGCCTGTTTCCCGTGCCGGCCACAAGCGACAAGTGGATGGAGGTGGGCGACGAGATAGACGACGTGCATGTGGCCTACGACCGAGACAGCGACCAATACGACGAGGAGAGGGTCGCCGGGGAGGGCAAAGGCGGCTCATTATCGCCGCGGGTAGACTAA
- a CDS encoding uncharacterized protein (COG:U~COG:Y~BUSCO:EOG09260IU8~EggNog:ENOG503NYWN) — MEDQLAQLLANTMLPEQAPRQQAEIELKRARPNPAFPVCLANIASHASVAVTVRQAALTNLRLFVEANWASEDPSEEPPIHISEEAREHVKRVLLDLAIGHEEDRKVKTQSSYTVGKIAIHDFPEKWPALLPAVLGVMASGTDNQLRGALKVLGDLTEESISEDQFFSMARDIANALTEVVHNANRKPMLRALAISVFRTCLDLMNMVKDAHAQEVEGFARLLLEGDGASSPGWISFFVLVLQETLPSADLSERQPEEWNSIIALKLQVVKTLIRLRRGFGNLLLPHSTTLFTAVWDELTNLQDPYEQLYVNGSCQGRLEDADSLPYTLDFLVLEELDFLNQCFRAPRVKAELDSQLQAHAEARDVPWVVQIMTMLVSYSRIIQEEEELWDIDCSLYLAEEIAVTANYTPRTAAGDLLIKMGEWFNHKTLDGLFGYTTSLFPGSGPSAWRSQESALYLFVMLLSDFQDLSKPVRPAIAADYFKMIDYTIKTAKEPLLRARGYLAAGMLGRSFQLPSIQPKQSDPAVPLLDHMIASITAEESEVVQVACVKALEGLISAEQVGLDKQGPIIAAIHGYMNSKDPSDMEEADELLVTLAEALRAVVVMDTKIALSSDHQPLDMLFMLAKLGAANFQVTMLVTEAFEEVVKALAGDSAAFSALCTKTLPTLTGAFDVGPLIDDNPLVTIATELLAVLAEHGPEPLPDGFVAATFPKLNRVLLETTEGEVLRPGAETVKYVLMHDHQQVFNWQDANGVSGLEVCLRIVDRLLKPEIEDNAASEVGGLAAELVEKAGQQRLGPYLPQLLQAVATRVDTAQAAAFIQSLILVFARLSLAGAQDVVEFLSQLQINGQNGLQIVLAKWLENSISFAGYDEIRQNVIALSKLYSLSDDRLAQINVKGDLIINDDGRIKTRSRSKQSMLTNGAIRRLITSGSLEGFGHQLLIGGVFFSERYRDSLSAFLSANEPECADPDKYTIIPAPLKIIKLLIEELLSASGARSAADAAAAAVSANADLESDDDDDGWEDDDTLDLSLGMTKSDLMSFTEGGGRRYKDDETQAYLIEFFVRCGRENTAGFQNWYGMLSDEEKAKLSELANSAQQ; from the exons atggaggaccaactcgcgcagctgctcgccaaCACGATGCTGCCCGAACAGGCACCTCGACAACAGGCCGAGATCGAGCTGaagcgcgcccgccccaaTCCTGCCTTCCCCGTCTGCCTGGCCAACATTGCCTCCCAcgcgtccgtcgccgtcaccgtccgccaggccgccctcaCCAACCTGCGTCTGTTCGTCGAGGCCAATTGGGCCAGCGAGGACCCCAGCGAGGAGCCTCCTATTCACATCTCTGAGGAAGCCAGAGAACACGTCAAGCGGGTTCTTCTCGACCTGGCCATCGGACACGAGGAGGACCGCAAGGTCAAGACCCAATCCAG CTATACCGTCGGCAAGATCGCCATTCACGACTTCCCCGAGAAATGgccggccctcctccccgccgtcttgggcgtcATGGCCTCGGGTACTGACAACCAGCTTCGAGGCGCCCTCaaggtcctcggcgacctcacCGAGGAGAGCATCTCCGAGGACCAATTCTTTTCCATGGCTCGCGACATTGCCAATGCTCTGACCGAGGTCGTCCACAATGCGAACCGAAAGCCCATGCTGCGCGCACTCGCCATTTCCGTGTTCCGAACTTGCCTCGACCTGATGAACATGGTCAaagacgcccacgcccaagAGGTGGAAGGGTTTGCCAGGCTCCttctcgagggcgacggcgcctctAGTCCGGGCTGGATCTCCTTCTTCGTTCTAGTCCTCCAAGAGACGCTTCCTTCTGCCGATTTGAGCGAGAGGCAGCCCGAGGAATGGAacagcatcatcgccctcaAGTTGCAGGTCGTCAAGACGCTCATTCGGCTTCGTCGTGGCTTTGGCAACCTGCTACTGCCTCACAGCACTACCCTCTTCACGGCCGTCTGGGACGAGCTCACTAACCTCCAAGACCCCTACGAGCAGCTGTACGTTAATGGTAGCTGCCAGGGTCGGCTTGAGGATGCTGATAGTTTGCCCTACACTCTCGACTTTCTCGTGCTCGAGGAACTCGACTTCCTGAACCAGTGCTTCCGGGCGCCtcgcgtcaaggccgagctcgactcCCAGCTTCAGGCTCacgccgaggcccgcgacgtcCCGTGGGTGGTTCAGATCATGACAATGCTCGTCAGCTACTCTCGCATCATCcaggaggaagaagagcttTGGGATATTGATTGCTCGCTCTACCTCGCCGAAGAAATTGCTGTCACGGCCAACTATACGCCTCGTACAGCCGCCGGTGATCTTCTCATCAAGATGGGCGAGTGGTTCAACCACAAGACCCTTGACGGCCTGTTTGGCTATACCACTAGCCTCTTCCCCGGTTCGGGTCCCTCCGCTTGGAGAAGCCAAGAGTCGGCTCTCTACCTGTTCGTCATGCTACTCAGCGACTTTCAAGACCTCAGCAAACCCGTTCGACCGGCCATCGCGGCTGACTACTTCAAGATGATTGATTACACCATCAAGACCGCCAAGGAGCCGCTGCTCCGGGCCAGGGGCTACCTGGCCGCCGGTATGCTTGGCCGCTCGTTTCAGCTGCCTAGCATCCAGCCCAAGCAGTCCGACCCGGCTGTACCTCTGCTCGACCACATGATCGCGTCCATCACGGCTGAAGAGTCCGAGGTGGTCCAAGTCGCGTGcgtcaaggccctcgagggtTTGATCAGCGCTGAACAGGTTGGCCTCGACAAGCAAGggcccatcatcgccgccatccacggcTACATGAATAGCAAGGACCCTTCggacatggaggaggccgacgagcttctggtgacgctggccgaggcgcttcGTGCCGTTGTCGTCATGGACACCAAGATTGCGCTCTCTAGCGACCACCAGCCCTTGGACATGCTCTTCATGCTCGCCAAGCTGGGTGCTGCGAACTTTCAGGTTACGATGCTGGTGACTGAGGCATTTGAGGAGGTCGTCAAGGCGCTGGCAGGCGACAGCGCAGCGTTTAGCGCCCTCTGCACCAAGACCCTTCCGACGCTGACCGGCGCCTTCGACGTCGGTCCGCTCATCGACGATAACCCGCTGGTGACCATTGCGACAGAGCTGCTCGCCGTTCTGGCCGAGCATGGTCCCGAGCCGCTGCCAGACGGGTTCGTGGCCGCCACCTTCCCTAAGCTGAATCGCGTGCTCCTGGAGACGACTGAGGGCGAAGTTCTACGACCAGGCGCCGAGACAGTCAAGTATGTGCTCATGCACGACCACCAGCAGGTCTTCAACTGGCAGGACGCCAACGGCGTGTCTGGCCTAGAGGTGTGCCTCCGCATTGTGGATCGACTCCTGAAGCCTGAGATTGAGGACAACGCCGCTTCTGAGGTTGGCGGTCTAGCAGCTGAGCTAGTCGAGaaggccggccagcagcgcctgggaCCGTATCTGCCCCAACTGCTGCAGGCTGTCGCCACTCGCGTCGACacggcccaggcggcggcattcATCCAGTCTCTGATCTTGGTTTTCGCGCGGctctccctcgccggcgcccaggACGTGGTCGAGTTCCTGAGCCAGCTCCAGATCAACGGCCAGAACGGCCTGCAGATTGTGCTGGCCAAGTGGCTGGAGAACTCAATCAGTTTTGCCGGCTACGATGAGATTCGTCAAAA TGTCATTGCGCTGTCGAAGCTGTACTCCCTCAGCGACGATCGCCTGGCCCAAATTAATGTCAAGGGTGACCTGATCATCAACGACGATGGCCGGATCAAGACGCGATCACGGTCGAAGCAGAGTATGTTAACCAATGGTGCTATTCGTCGTTTGATTACCTCTGGAAGTCTGGAGGGATTTGGACATCAGCTGTTAATCGGAGGCGTCTTCTTTTCGGAGCGCTACCGAGACAGCTTGTCTGCTTTTCTCAGTGCTAACGAGCCCGAATGCGCAGACCCTGATAAATATACCATCATCCCGGCCCCGCTCAAGATCATCAAGCTCTTGATCGAAGAGCTGTTGTCGGCATCTGGAGCACGCAGtgcagccgacgccgcagcggcagccgtgTCCGCTAACGCGGACCTCGAGtccgatgatgacgacgacggctgggaagacgacgacacgcTTGATCTGAGCCTCGGAATGACCAAGTCGGACCTCATGTCGTTTACGGAGGGCGGTGGCCGTCGctacaaggacgacgagacgcAAGCCTACCTGATTGAGTTCTTTGTCCGATGTGGTCGGGAAAACACTGCCGGCTTCCAGAACTGGTACGGCATGCTGTCAGACGAAGAAAAGGCCAAGCTTAGCGAGCTGGCCAACTCGGCACAACAGTAG
- a CDS encoding uncharacterized protein (COG:S~EggNog:ENOG503NUWQ) has protein sequence MASAPSTLGTAAILGGMADALPAHPPNDDSSDLASSYEAVALLIHAYLAALGFELCGFDEDKPVDCAATAPRLPSQWNDRFGALSFVYRHKQSSMRFVIRVDRMGGKVEVRGLAVGADTIHRFERAVRDVVRADGLPLRVSLNPDGAEDRSDLVDKMRALFVSEQAIVDILHDLKVNIVQKLIPKLQREGYVEIDDRDAQEAAQAERRAQEARDPDRPFRGGEPQQPHPHPHPHPLPDLARPRPGAPVGDFPPPGFEDEYEMNRPPRAGAGIVFPDGRSPFNIGHDDLNPPGLGPHDPLRGSFVPGGGLPRPGRPSGMHPTFDDPLFAGQRGPGGFVSDGDPSAGYVDPQSPPGARWDPVGPGGGPRRGGPGGSRGGGNYPFGDFGGGGGYGGGGFGGGGHII, from the exons atggcgtccgcgccatcgacgctcggcaccgccgccatcctcggcggcatggccgacgccctgcccgcGCACCCGCCCAACGACGACTCCTCCGACCTCGCCAGCTCCTACGAGGCAGTCGCCCTGCTTATCCACGCCTACCTCGCCGCTCTGGGCTTTGAGCTCtgcggcttcgacgaggacaagcCCGTCG ACtgtgccgccaccgccccccGTCTGCCGTCCCAGTGGAACGACCGCTTCGGCGCCCTCTCCTTCGTCTACCGCCACAAGCAGTCGTCGATGCGCTTCGTCATCCGCGTCGACCGcatgggcggcaaggtcgaggtccgcggcctcgccgtcggcgccgacaccATCCACCGCTTTGAGCGCGCCGTTCGCGACGTCGTTCGCGCAGACGGCCTCCCCCTCCGCGTCTCTCTGAaccccgacggcgccgaggaccgcTCCGACCTGGTCGACAAGATGCGCGCGCTTTTTGTCTCGGAACAGGCCATTGTCG ACATCCTCCACGACCTCAAGGTCAATATCGTCCAGAAGCTCATCCCCAAGCTCCAGCGCGAGGGCTATGTCGAGATCGACGACCGCGACGCCCAAgaggccgcccaggccgagcGTCGCGCCCAGGAAGCTCGCGACCCGGATCGCCccttccgcggcggcgagccccagcagccgcaccCCCATCCGCATCCGCACCCGCTGCCCGACCTCGCCCGGCCCCGTCCCGGTGCCCCCGTCGGCGACTTCCCGCCCCCCGGTTTCGAGGACGAATACGAGATGAATCGCCCCCCGcgcgccggtgccggcatCGTCTTTCCCGACGGCCGCTCACCCTTCAACatcggccacgacgacctgAACCCCCCCGGCCTCGGCCCCCACGATCCGCTAAGGGGATCGTTCGTCCCCGGAGGCGGGTTGCCGCGCCCGGGCCGCCCCTCGGGCATGCACCCGACGTTTGACGACCCGCTCTTTGCCGGGCAgcgcggcccaggcggctTCGTGAGCGATGGCGACCCCTCAGCCGGCTACGTCGACCCACAGTCTCCCCCGGGCGCGCGTTGGGATCCcgtcggccccggcggcggtccgcgacgcggcgggcccggcggctcCCGTGGGGGCGGCAACTACCCCTTTGGtgactttggcggcgggggaggctACGGCGGAggtggcttcggcggcggcgggcacatCATTTAG
- a CDS encoding uncharacterized protein (COG:S~EggNog:ENOG503NUWQ): protein MRFVIRVDRMGGKVEVRGLAVGADTIHRFERAVRDVVRADGLPLRVSLNPDGAEDRSDLVDKMRALFVSEQAIVDILHDLKVNIVQKLIPKLQREGYVEIDDRDAQEAAQAERRAQEARDPDRPFRGGEPQQPHPHPHPHPLPDLARPRPGAPVGDFPPPGFEDEYEMNRPPRAGAGIVFPDGRSPFNIGHDDLNPPGLGPHDPLRGSFVPGGGLPRPGRPSGMHPTFDDPLFAGQRGPGGFVSDGDPSAGYVDPQSPPGARWDPVGPGGGPRRGGPGGSRGGGNYPFGDFGGGGGYGGGGFGGGGHII, encoded by the exons ATGCGCTTCGTCATCCGCGTCGACCGcatgggcggcaaggtcgaggtccgcggcctcgccgtcggcgccgacaccATCCACCGCTTTGAGCGCGCCGTTCGCGACGTCGTTCGCGCAGACGGCCTCCCCCTCCGCGTCTCTCTGAaccccgacggcgccgaggaccgcTCCGACCTGGTCGACAAGATGCGCGCGCTTTTTGTCTCGGAACAGGCCATTGTCG ACATCCTCCACGACCTCAAGGTCAATATCGTCCAGAAGCTCATCCCCAAGCTCCAGCGCGAGGGCTATGTCGAGATCGACGACCGCGACGCCCAAgaggccgcccaggccgagcGTCGCGCCCAGGAAGCTCGCGACCCGGATCGCCccttccgcggcggcgagccccagcagccgcaccCCCATCCGCATCCGCACCCGCTGCCCGACCTCGCCCGGCCCCGTCCCGGTGCCCCCGTCGGCGACTTCCCGCCCCCCGGTTTCGAGGACGAATACGAGATGAATCGCCCCCCGcgcgccggtgccggcatCGTCTTTCCCGACGGCCGCTCACCCTTCAACatcggccacgacgacctgAACCCCCCCGGCCTCGGCCCCCACGATCCGCTAAGGGGATCGTTCGTCCCCGGAGGCGGGTTGCCGCGCCCGGGCCGCCCCTCGGGCATGCACCCGACGTTTGACGACCCGCTCTTTGCCGGGCAgcgcggcccaggcggctTCGTGAGCGATGGCGACCCCTCAGCCGGCTACGTCGACCCACAGTCTCCCCCGGGCGCGCGTTGGGATCCcgtcggccccggcggcggtccgcgacgcggcgggcccggcggctcCCGTGGGGGCGGCAACTACCCCTTTGGtgactttggcggcgggggaggctACGGCGGAggtggcttcggcggcggcgggcacatCATTTAG
- a CDS encoding uncharacterized protein (SECRETED:SignalP(1-19~SECRETED:cutsite=GSA-GT~SECRETED:prob=0.5450)): MRANICIMALLAASGLGSAGTASFRRADVSTHVVGGGLMIECNAPRHLVPKECFPPYAKCEQHEHKYSLQEDVYEKYSAECFRLCRCTAAPNQDKKQSQATQASHLQHQDGTPRPTKTLGWPLKDAATRRPLKLMLSSHERLPRAGKAPRPTKSVMFEGELFAGELCEMPTNAPVPKAPAGKSGSSWLELSDN, translated from the exons atGCGGGCCAACATCTGCATCAtggccttgctggccgccAGCGGGCTCGGCTCGGCCGGAACCGCCTCGTTCCGCCGTGCAGACGTCTCCACCCATGTCGTCGGGGGGGGGCTCATGATCGAGTGCAACGCGCCGAGGCACTTGGTGCCTAAGGAATGCTTTCCGCCCTACGCCAAGTGTGAGCAGCACGAGCACAAGTACTCTTTGCAAGAGGATGTGTACGAGAAGTATTCCGCCGAGTGCTTCCGGCTGTGCCGCTGCACAGCGGCCCCGAACCAGGACAAG AAGCAGTCGCAGGCCACCCAGGCGTCGCACTTACAGCATCAGGACGGAACGCCGCGGCCCACCAAGACGTTGGGCTGGCCTCTCAAGGACGCTGCGACCCGGCGACCCCTCAAACTGATGCTATCTAGTCACGAGAGGTTGCCGCGCGCCGGCAAggcgccaaggccgaccAAGAGCGTCATGTTTGAGGGCGAGCTGTTTGCCGGCGAGCTGTGCGAAATGCCCACGAACGCGCCGGTCCCcaaggcgcccgcgggcaAGTCGGGTTCGTCTTGGCTCGAACTTAGCGACAACTAG
- a CDS encoding uncharacterized protein (TransMembrane:1 (o33-50i)~COG:D~EggNog:ENOG503P318), translating into MSTSAAAAAAGPAPPPDDSDDAPISLPPPQTSALLSSFAAFLTIALHTLLRHRRLYPPETFLLATAYNLPAYQSRHPDVCAWVRDAVAAVLPQLRRGAVRTVALVVHHPDDLAVAERWVFDLSGFPREDLDDQGRGADGGGGGAVGGGGGGGWNRKGRGGVGAAAAEERRRRRMVMLYRGMGGDDDDDGAVNWTDVNEAFRGALRRIAYAAETNPPPPEGSTFTLAIELHDEAPAPIEHPQLWIPSQPDLQPPTLSNPFTGSALGGASTTPIRAVQAGPLFFECRYEQGKEKKPTSTQDSDAVEDDSQFSMYR; encoded by the exons AtgtccacctcggccgccgccgccgccgccggccccgcgccgccccccgacgactcggacgacgcccccatctccctcccccccccacaGACCTCCGcgctcctctcctccttcGCCGCCTTCCTCACCATCGCCCTGCACACGctcctccgccaccgccgcctctaCCCACCCGAAaccttcctcctcgccaccgctTACAACCTCCCCGCCTACCAGTCGAGGCACCCGGACGTCTGCGCCTGggtccgcgacgccgtcgccgccgtcttgccccagctccgccgcggcgccgtccgcaccgtcgccctcgtcgtgcACCAccccgacgacctcgccgtcgccgagcgctGGGTCTTTGACCTCTCGGGCTTTCCgcgcgaggacctcgacgaccagGGCCGTggtgctgatggtggtggtggtggtgccgtcgggggaggaggaggagggggttGGAACAGGAAGGGCAGGGGTGGtgtcggcgcggccgcggcggaggagcggaggaggaggaggatggtgaTGTTGTATCGCGGCATgggtggcgatgatgatgatgacggtgccgtcAACTGGACGGACGTCAACGAGGCCTTCAGGGGTGCCTTGCGAAGGATAGCCTACGCGGCGGAGACGAACCCCCCGCCTCCCGAAGGCAGCACTTTTACTCTCGCCATCGAGCTGCACGACGAGGCTCCTGCCCCGATCGAG CATCCCCAGCTCTGGATTCCCTCGCAGCCTGACCTTCAGCCCCCCACACTGAGTAACCCCTTCACAGGGTCTGCtcttggcggcgcctccaccacgcccatccgcgccgtccaggcAGGTCCACTCTTCTTCGAGTGCCGGTACGAACAGGGCAAAGAGAAGAAGCCGACATCAACGCAGGACAGCGATGCTGTAGAAGACGATTCGCAGTTCTCAATGTATCGCTGA
- a CDS encoding uncharacterized protein (TransMembrane:1 (o33-50i)~COG:D~EggNog:ENOG503P318) has protein sequence MSTSAAAAAAGPAPPPDDSDDAPISLPPPQTSALLSSFAAFLTIALHTLLRHRRLYPPETFLLATAYNLPAYQSRHPDVCAWVRDAVAAVLPQLRRGAVRTVALVVHHPDDLAVAERWVFDLSGFPREDLDDQGRGADGGGGGAVGGGGGGGWNRKGRGGVGAAAAEERRRRRMVMLYRGMGGDDDDDGAVNWTDVNEAFRGALRRIAYAAETNPPPPEGSTFTLAIELHDEAPAPIEVCQFKSPLLRFRIPSIRATEATVAHAQ, from the coding sequence AtgtccacctcggccgccgccgccgccgccggccccgcgccgccccccgacgactcggacgacgcccccatctccctcccccccccacaGACCTCCGcgctcctctcctccttcGCCGCCTTCCTCACCATCGCCCTGCACACGctcctccgccaccgccgcctctaCCCACCCGAAaccttcctcctcgccaccgctTACAACCTCCCCGCCTACCAGTCGAGGCACCCGGACGTCTGCGCCTGggtccgcgacgccgtcgccgccgtcttgccccagctccgccgcggcgccgtccgcaccgtcgccctcgtcgtgcACCAccccgacgacctcgccgtcgccgagcgctGGGTCTTTGACCTCTCGGGCTTTCCgcgcgaggacctcgacgaccagGGCCGTggtgctgatggtggtggtggtggtgccgtcgggggaggaggaggagggggttGGAACAGGAAGGGCAGGGGTGGtgtcggcgcggccgcggcggaggagcggaggaggaggaggatggtgaTGTTGTATCGCGGCATgggtggcgatgatgatgatgacggtgccgtcAACTGGACGGACGTCAACGAGGCCTTCAGGGGTGCCTTGCGAAGGATAGCCTACGCGGCGGAGACGAACCCCCCGCCTCCCGAAGGCAGCACTTTTACTCTCGCCATCGAGCTGCACGACGAGGCTCCTGCCCCGATCGAGGTTTGTCAATTCAAATCCCCCCTCCTTAGGTTCCGTATCCCTTCCATCAGGGCCACCGAGGCAACAGTAGCTCACGCGCAATAA